A portion of the Acidobacteriaceae bacterium genome contains these proteins:
- a CDS encoding PAS domain S-box protein: MPVAMLLLDAEGMVIYANSDASKLFGYDAAELAGVSLDTLSFPKRGAGKRARHPWLQSAFEGPLHSRAAEDDRRLRALHRDGHVFPVEIGLTARLEEGAPAFVLTLLDLSARKAVESRLLNLTLELGERTTALEDRSRALQAEVERRAEAEGKLERSREDFRYLFQRNPLPMYLYSPATLRFLEVNDACVKRYGFSREEFLAMSIMGIHPPKQQERFLGMMDELRHEEFATLQNWTQCDREGNVMEVDTFSRSLGASVDSARLVAVVDVTARNAVEAQLRQSQKMEAIGQLTGGVAHDFNNLLTIVLSNLELIAEHSADRPEVRSMVADALASVKRGAGLTQRLLAFARQQPLEPRLVDTAHMVVDMAGLFSRSLGENIVVEHYLTPDLWAICVDSSQLENALLNLAVNARDAMPSGGRLTIEAQNIVLDEEYVRQNSEVIAGEYVQIAVSDSGTGMKRNVLDHILEPFFTTKPVGRGTGLGLSMVYGFIKQSGGHLKIYSEFGLGTTVKLFLPRDKGNAKPMESVAPRVSESTEGAGETILLVEDDATIRKLVERLLGMLGYKVVSAGDGASALKTLAEAQHVDLLLTDVVLPGGMSGAALATEAQHRSPLLRVLYMSGYTRNALLHNSVAEDAVSVLSKPFRKDELARAVYRALHG; this comes from the coding sequence ATGCCTGTGGCGATGTTGCTGCTGGATGCCGAAGGCATGGTGATCTACGCCAATAGCGATGCGTCGAAGTTGTTTGGCTACGATGCGGCGGAGCTTGCTGGCGTCTCTCTGGATACGCTTTCGTTTCCGAAGAGGGGTGCAGGGAAGCGGGCGCGACATCCCTGGCTGCAGTCAGCGTTTGAAGGGCCTCTGCACTCGCGTGCTGCGGAAGATGATCGGCGACTGCGCGCGCTGCATCGCGATGGCCACGTGTTTCCCGTTGAGATTGGATTGACGGCTCGCTTGGAAGAGGGAGCGCCGGCGTTTGTTCTAACGCTGCTGGACCTGAGCGCGAGGAAGGCTGTTGAGTCGCGGCTGCTGAACCTGACGCTGGAGCTGGGGGAGCGGACAACGGCGCTCGAAGACCGTTCGCGCGCGCTGCAGGCAGAGGTGGAGCGTCGAGCTGAGGCAGAAGGGAAGCTCGAGCGCTCGAGAGAAGACTTTCGCTATCTGTTCCAGCGCAACCCGCTGCCGATGTATCTGTACTCCCCGGCGACGCTGCGCTTCCTTGAGGTGAACGATGCCTGCGTGAAGCGTTATGGGTTTTCGCGCGAAGAGTTTTTGGCGATGTCCATCATGGGAATCCATCCACCGAAGCAGCAGGAGCGTTTTCTCGGGATGATGGACGAACTTCGTCACGAGGAGTTTGCGACGTTACAGAACTGGACGCAGTGTGATCGCGAAGGGAACGTGATGGAGGTGGACACGTTCAGTCGATCGCTGGGTGCGAGCGTGGACTCTGCGCGGCTCGTGGCGGTGGTGGATGTGACTGCGCGTAATGCTGTGGAAGCGCAGCTTCGGCAGTCGCAGAAGATGGAAGCTATCGGCCAGTTGACGGGCGGTGTGGCGCACGACTTCAACAACCTGCTAACCATTGTGCTTAGCAATCTGGAGTTGATTGCGGAGCACTCGGCCGACCGGCCGGAGGTTCGCTCGATGGTGGCCGATGCGCTGGCGTCGGTGAAGCGTGGCGCAGGTCTCACGCAGCGATTGCTGGCGTTTGCACGGCAGCAGCCGCTGGAGCCGCGACTTGTGGACACCGCTCACATGGTCGTCGATATGGCGGGGCTCTTCAGCCGATCGCTGGGCGAGAACATTGTGGTGGAGCATTATCTGACGCCTGATCTATGGGCGATTTGCGTCGACTCTTCGCAGTTGGAGAATGCGCTGTTGAACCTGGCGGTGAACGCTCGCGATGCCATGCCGAGCGGTGGGCGGCTGACGATCGAGGCGCAGAACATCGTGCTGGATGAAGAGTATGTACGGCAGAACTCCGAGGTGATTGCGGGGGAGTATGTGCAGATTGCCGTCTCCGATTCGGGGACGGGGATGAAGCGCAACGTGCTCGACCACATCCTGGAGCCGTTCTTTACCACCAAGCCTGTGGGGCGTGGCACGGGGCTGGGGCTGTCGATGGTCTATGGCTTCATCAAGCAGTCGGGCGGGCATCTGAAGATCTACTCGGAGTTCGGACTGGGAACGACGGTGAAGCTGTTTCTCCCACGAGATAAGGGGAATGCGAAGCCGATGGAGAGTGTCGCTCCGAGAGTCTCGGAGTCAACCGAGGGCGCGGGCGAAACCATCCTGCTGGTGGAGGATGATGCCACGATTCGCAAGCTGGTCGAGCGCCTGCTGGGGATGCTTGGCTACAAAGTGGTTAGCGCCGGCGATGGTGCTTCTGCTCTGAAGACCCTGGCCGAAGCGCAGCATGTTGACTTGCTGCTGACGGACGTTGTGTTGCCGGGAGGCATGAGCGGAGCTGCGCTGGCCACAGAAGCGCAGCATCGCAGCCCGCTTCTGCGTGTGCTGTATATGTCCGGCTATACGCGGAATGCGCTGCTGCATAACAGCGTTGCGGAAGATGCTGTTTCTGTTCTTTCGAAGCCGTTCCGGAAGGACGAACTCGCTCGCGCGGTGTACCGCGCTCTGCATGGATGA
- a CDS encoding DUF1570 domain-containing protein, whose protein sequence is MNLRKPLFTLLCVFVLTASAAAESVPHWTEVRSPHFTVITDSSEKQGRHIAGQFERMRAMFHDLLPYATGDRGAEVTVLALKNHKGFEALEPAAYLRSGQLQLAGLFLPTNSRSYVLLRLDYSDEHHQYSTVYHEYTHFLMRKVEWLPLWLNEGLAEFYQNTDMYDKSVALGQPSADDILYLREQKLIPIETLLLVDHSSPYYHDDQKGSIFYAESWALTHMILMQDFATHAHRLQAYAHGLSTGMEPIAAAQQAFGDLNQLGKQLDRYVSGGDFKMMSLAKSYPVDEASFTVRQPSAAAVDAIRADVLAHDDREKEAQALDETVLREDPSNAQVHVTLGSMAMQRNDQEEAHKQFAAAVALDTNDAFAQYFYGVSTLGGEFGSGEMAKAEASLRKSIALNPAFAPAYDALAHALVINHGDLAEAHRFNVQAVQLDPTDVAYRLNAVDVLMRDHQPQSALAVLAAAKSALKSPEAQERLNARESAIQKYMAARESVATHVESASAREVSGGADGLPHGEVVVTAAAPVLPPAAKPGPHKMLHGVMHNVACLYPSGLSFELDGTSGAHSFYSLDMFKLTLTTTNFRPEGDVDPCKLFNGMKARVDYLPVEDKHYAGQVVAIELTR, encoded by the coding sequence ATGAATCTCAGGAAACCGCTGTTTACGCTGCTGTGCGTCTTCGTCCTTACTGCTTCCGCTGCTGCGGAGAGTGTGCCTCATTGGACGGAAGTCCGTAGTCCCCACTTCACCGTGATTACCGACTCGAGCGAGAAGCAGGGACGGCACATCGCCGGTCAGTTCGAGCGCATGCGCGCCATGTTCCATGACCTGCTGCCGTACGCCACGGGTGATCGCGGAGCAGAGGTGACCGTCCTCGCGCTGAAGAACCACAAGGGTTTCGAGGCGCTGGAGCCTGCAGCCTATCTGCGCTCCGGGCAGTTGCAGTTGGCAGGGCTGTTTCTTCCGACGAACTCACGCAGCTATGTGTTGCTGCGTCTGGACTACTCGGATGAGCACCATCAGTACTCGACTGTTTATCACGAGTACACGCACTTCCTGATGCGTAAGGTGGAGTGGCTTCCGCTGTGGCTGAACGAAGGGCTCGCGGAGTTCTACCAGAACACGGATATGTACGATAAGTCGGTCGCACTGGGGCAGCCAAGTGCGGACGACATCCTCTACCTGCGTGAGCAGAAGTTGATTCCGATTGAGACATTACTGCTGGTGGACCACTCCTCGCCGTACTATCACGACGACCAGAAGGGTTCAATCTTCTATGCGGAGTCGTGGGCGCTGACGCACATGATCCTGATGCAGGATTTTGCGACGCATGCTCACCGACTGCAGGCTTATGCGCATGGGTTGTCGACAGGGATGGAGCCGATCGCCGCGGCGCAGCAGGCGTTTGGCGACCTCAATCAGCTTGGAAAGCAGCTTGATCGCTATGTGAGCGGTGGCGATTTCAAGATGATGAGTCTGGCAAAATCCTACCCCGTGGACGAAGCTTCATTCACCGTGCGACAGCCTTCGGCCGCTGCGGTGGATGCGATTCGCGCTGACGTTCTTGCGCATGACGATCGCGAGAAAGAAGCGCAGGCACTGGACGAAACGGTGTTGCGCGAAGATCCTTCCAATGCGCAGGTGCACGTCACGCTTGGATCCATGGCGATGCAGCGCAACGATCAGGAAGAAGCTCACAAGCAGTTTGCGGCAGCCGTTGCGCTGGATACCAACGATGCGTTCGCGCAGTACTTCTATGGCGTATCGACGCTGGGTGGGGAGTTCGGCAGCGGAGAGATGGCAAAGGCCGAGGCCAGCCTGCGCAAGTCGATCGCGTTGAACCCTGCGTTTGCTCCAGCGTATGACGCGTTGGCCCACGCGCTCGTGATCAATCATGGCGACCTGGCAGAAGCGCATCGTTTCAATGTGCAGGCCGTGCAGCTTGATCCAACGGATGTGGCCTATCGGTTGAACGCGGTCGATGTTCTGATGCGTGACCACCAGCCGCAGTCTGCGCTGGCGGTTCTGGCAGCGGCGAAGAGTGCGCTGAAAAGCCCTGAGGCCCAGGAGCGATTGAACGCTCGTGAGAGTGCTATTCAGAAGTACATGGCTGCTCGCGAGTCCGTGGCCACGCATGTAGAAAGTGCTTCTGCTCGAGAAGTTTCGGGCGGTGCCGATGGGCTTCCACATGGCGAGGTTGTTGTGACGGCTGCCGCGCCCGTGCTGCCTCCAGCCGCCAAGCCGGGACCGCATAAGATGCTTCACGGAGTCATGCACAACGTGGCCTGTCTGTATCCGTCAGGGCTGTCTTTTGAACTGGACGGAACCAGCGGAGCGCATAGCTTCTACAGCCTGGATATGTTCAAGCTCACCCTGACGACAACCAACTTTCGGCCGGAAGGCGATGTGGATCCGTGCAAGCTATTCAACGGCATGAAGGCACGCGTGGATTATCTGCCTGTCGAGGACAAGCACTATGCGGGGCAGGTTGTGGCGATCGAGTTGACGCGTTAG
- a CDS encoding thymidine kinase: MQTTNAGVLEVITGPMFSGKSEELIRRLKRARIAKQRVACYKPDIDMRYHRTSIASHSQQTHEAHTVRNVEDLRAVLFPILGEVEVVGIDEVQFLSPEIIPLITELIALGKRVILGGLDMTFEAEPFGPVPNLMAMADKVTKLSAVCMVCGQAAIHTQRLSASQELVIVGAVGMYEARCRAHFTPHIDEAGSEQLELVARS; the protein is encoded by the coding sequence ATGCAGACGACAAACGCAGGCGTGCTCGAAGTCATCACCGGCCCCATGTTTTCAGGCAAAAGCGAAGAGTTGATTCGCCGCTTGAAACGAGCGCGGATTGCGAAGCAGCGTGTGGCTTGCTACAAGCCCGATATCGACATGCGGTATCACCGGACGTCGATCGCGTCGCACTCGCAGCAGACGCATGAAGCGCATACGGTGCGTAACGTTGAAGACCTGCGTGCGGTGCTCTTTCCTATCCTCGGAGAGGTTGAGGTGGTGGGCATCGACGAGGTGCAGTTTCTCTCGCCGGAGATCATTCCGCTAATCACTGAACTGATCGCTCTGGGCAAGCGCGTCATCCTGGGCGGGCTGGACATGACGTTTGAAGCCGAACCCTTTGGCCCTGTGCCGAACCTGATGGCGATGGCAGACAAGGTCACGAAGCTTTCGGCTGTGTGCATGGTCTGCGGTCAGGCTGCGATCCACACGCAGCGCCTTAGCGCTTCGCAGGAGCTGGTGATTGTTGGTGCGGTCGGTATGTATGAAGCGCGTTGCCGTGCACACTTCACGCCGCATATTGATGAAGCCGGAAGCGAGCAGTTAGAGCTGGTTGCGCGTTCGTAG
- a CDS encoding superoxide dismutase family protein, whose protein sequence is MQLKTSTSRALLTALAVTACSGMAVAQQRPKAIKVEFKTSTGAPAGYAKLIPMPNGAVKIKLDLMGLPAGEHGLHLHEHAVCTEPDFKSAGGHFNPTGKHHGFENPLGHHAGDTPENIKVEGNGKVKTEFVMSDITLDPLAPNSVYANGGTSLVLHAGVDDMKSDPAGNAGPRIACAVIKQP, encoded by the coding sequence ATGCAATTGAAGACATCGACCTCGCGCGCCTTGCTGACAGCTTTGGCCGTAACCGCCTGTTCGGGCATGGCCGTCGCCCAGCAGAGACCCAAGGCGATCAAGGTCGAGTTCAAGACCTCGACCGGCGCTCCCGCTGGTTATGCCAAGCTGATCCCGATGCCCAACGGCGCCGTCAAGATCAAGCTGGACCTCATGGGACTGCCCGCAGGTGAGCACGGACTTCATCTGCACGAGCACGCCGTCTGCACCGAGCCTGACTTCAAGTCGGCTGGCGGACACTTCAACCCCACCGGCAAGCATCACGGCTTTGAAAACCCGCTCGGCCACCACGCGGGCGACACACCGGAAAACATCAAGGTCGAAGGAAACGGCAAGGTCAAGACCGAGTTCGTTATGTCCGACATCACGCTCGATCCGCTGGCCCCGAACTCCGTGTACGCCAACGGCGGCACCTCCCTCGTGCTGCACGCCGGAGTGGACGACATGAAGTCGGACCCCGCCGGAAACGCCGGCCCACGCATCGCCTGCGCCGTAATCAAGCAGCCCTAA
- a CDS encoding sigma-70 family RNA polymerase sigma factor — MGTPEEQPKANAERAAMLAEQAAMAELAARCLAGDAEAWEKLARSQHRRVYAICYRFTGSQTDAEDLTQEAFLKMYRNLGSFDPSKGGFSTWLTTLTRNLLVDSYRRSRLERASDSLDEPIGEDEDGPSRADRLADTRISQEKHVAGLELKAQIQQALQQLSPELREAVILRDLEDMDYKDIAEALGVPQGTVKSRISRGRSELARLLKRLEGQVM, encoded by the coding sequence ATGGGGACGCCGGAAGAGCAGCCGAAAGCCAACGCGGAGCGCGCTGCCATGCTGGCCGAACAGGCCGCAATGGCTGAACTCGCCGCTCGCTGCCTGGCCGGTGATGCCGAAGCCTGGGAGAAGCTGGCGCGCAGCCAGCACCGCAGGGTCTACGCCATCTGCTATCGCTTCACGGGATCGCAGACAGATGCAGAAGACCTTACCCAGGAAGCCTTCCTGAAGATGTACCGCAACCTTGGCAGCTTTGACCCCTCCAAGGGCGGCTTCTCCACCTGGCTCACCACCCTCACACGCAATCTTCTGGTCGACAGCTATCGCCGCTCCCGGCTCGAACGTGCCTCCGACTCACTCGACGAGCCGATTGGCGAAGACGAAGACGGCCCCAGCCGAGCCGACCGATTGGCGGATACTCGTATCAGCCAGGAGAAACATGTGGCAGGTTTGGAGCTAAAGGCCCAGATACAACAGGCTCTCCAGCAGCTTTCTCCAGAGCTGCGAGAAGCAGTCATCCTCCGCGACCTGGAGGATATGGACTACAAAGACATTGCCGAAGCTCTTGGCGTTCCCCAGGGAACAGTCAAGAGCCGAATCAGTAGAGGGCGCAGCGAGTTAGCAAGGCTTTTGAAACGGTTAGAAGGGCAGGTGATGTGA
- a CDS encoding anti-sigma factor, producing the protein MTDQNKFDDLYNECAVWEAMCPDAVDGLLTEAEQAAFDRHVAGCVHCSEEFAAAQRGAAWMQMLKGNAPEPPADLMARILAETSGSAESYQPVLATDPVFVPEPDNVWTRSRVEPVPQGWFATLSGKVTDMFRLERGNMGFHPHFAMTAAMAFFSVALSLNLLGVRLTDLRHLTLKPGTIGRQMADASATATRSFQNLRVVYQLESRVSEFRGEDDTQSQEFSSPQKHRKSGGDKQERRSSPSRGTSELMLPQQDAAPKHNAATDTRLAKKEA; encoded by the coding sequence ATGACGGACCAGAACAAATTCGACGATCTTTATAACGAATGCGCCGTGTGGGAAGCCATGTGCCCTGACGCCGTCGACGGTCTGTTGACCGAAGCGGAGCAGGCAGCGTTCGATCGCCACGTCGCAGGCTGCGTGCATTGCTCGGAAGAGTTTGCAGCCGCCCAGCGCGGAGCCGCCTGGATGCAGATGCTCAAGGGAAACGCCCCTGAGCCTCCAGCCGATCTCATGGCCCGCATCCTGGCCGAAACCAGCGGCTCGGCAGAGTCCTATCAGCCAGTGCTGGCCACCGATCCGGTCTTCGTTCCGGAGCCTGATAACGTTTGGACACGTTCTCGCGTCGAGCCTGTACCACAGGGCTGGTTCGCCACACTGAGCGGCAAGGTGACCGACATGTTCCGCCTCGAACGCGGCAACATGGGCTTCCACCCACACTTCGCGATGACGGCTGCGATGGCGTTCTTCTCCGTCGCACTCAGCCTAAACCTGCTCGGCGTTCGGCTCACCGACCTCCGCCACCTCACGCTGAAGCCGGGAACGATCGGTCGCCAGATGGCCGACGCTTCCGCCACCGCTACCCGCTCTTTCCAGAATCTGCGTGTGGTCTATCAGCTGGAGTCACGCGTCTCAGAGTTTCGGGGAGAGGACGACACCCAATCGCAGGAGTTCAGCAGCCCGCAAAAGCACCGCAAGAGCGGCGGCGACAAACAGGAAAGACGTTCTTCGCCGTCCCGCGGAACCAGTGAACTAATGCTTCCCCAGCAGGATGCAGCACCTAAACATAATGCCGCGACAGACACGCGGCTTGCCAAGAAGGAGGCCTAA
- a CDS encoding DUF4097 family beta strand repeat-containing protein: MSSYPPPPPPFDRGAARAQQRAWKAQQRVILQQQRAQQRWQRSQMKAQMRMQRRRSLVGPLMLIAIGVVVLMTRFGSLHWGQFFEWYSRWWPAVMILAGLVLVAEWSLGHNREQPYSTPRLGGGMVVLLILLVSFGASLRWVGPGREWSERFMGSDWDHMMGQSHDFDDTLTQSITPQQTLVIRNPRGNVTVTGSSEDGQVHLALHKQVYAWRDSDAESRAQDLQPGVTNTPGQLLLAQNDVEGGTLDMTVEVPHGTPVTIDAGRGDVSIQELHSAVEITASRGAVDVSAITGPVSIHTSYDDASISGHSISGPVTLQGHAGDLTFSDITGGLSLDGDFFGRTHVERVNGIVRFETSRTKFQMARLDGDLDLDGGSDLSASEILGPVTLSTRNRNITLDRVDGRITVKNRNGSVNVTNTTPIAGIEITNEKGSIDIGVPQHASFNLKASTRRGDIENDFGLANSGPDSQPTLSGTVAGGGGLISVSTTDGDITLRKATVAPLPPAPPAAPKLTTEPIAPVQPALPGKPKAPKAPTLHKPPTAPIPAQP; the protein is encoded by the coding sequence ATGAGCAGCTATCCTCCTCCACCGCCACCGTTTGACCGCGGCGCGGCCCGCGCACAACAACGTGCCTGGAAAGCGCAGCAGCGCGTCATCCTCCAACAGCAACGCGCACAGCAGCGCTGGCAACGCTCCCAGATGAAAGCCCAGATGCGGATGCAGCGTCGCCGCTCGCTGGTCGGACCTCTGATGCTCATCGCCATCGGCGTCGTTGTTCTAATGACACGCTTTGGCTCGCTGCACTGGGGCCAGTTTTTTGAGTGGTACAGCCGCTGGTGGCCCGCAGTGATGATCCTCGCCGGTCTCGTGCTCGTGGCGGAATGGTCCCTGGGGCACAACCGCGAGCAACCCTACAGTACACCCCGCCTCGGCGGCGGCATGGTCGTCCTGCTGATCCTGCTTGTCTCCTTCGGTGCAAGCCTGCGCTGGGTAGGCCCCGGTCGTGAGTGGAGCGAGCGCTTCATGGGCTCGGACTGGGACCACATGATGGGGCAGTCGCATGACTTTGACGACACGCTGACGCAAAGCATCACGCCGCAGCAGACCCTCGTCATTCGCAACCCTCGCGGCAACGTCACGGTTACGGGTTCTTCCGAAGATGGCCAGGTCCATCTCGCACTGCATAAGCAGGTCTACGCCTGGCGCGACTCTGACGCAGAAAGCCGCGCACAGGATCTTCAACCCGGCGTCACCAATACGCCCGGACAGCTTCTGCTCGCGCAAAACGACGTCGAAGGCGGAACGCTGGACATGACCGTCGAAGTCCCCCATGGTACCCCTGTCACCATCGACGCAGGACGTGGCGACGTCTCTATCCAGGAGTTGCATAGCGCCGTCGAGATCACGGCCAGCCGTGGCGCGGTCGACGTCAGCGCAATCACCGGCCCCGTCAGCATCCACACCAGCTATGACGACGCCAGCATCTCCGGCCATAGCATCTCCGGCCCCGTGACGCTGCAGGGCCACGCCGGCGATCTCACCTTCTCCGATATCACCGGTGGCCTTTCGCTTGACGGCGACTTCTTCGGCCGCACTCACGTAGAGCGCGTCAACGGCATCGTTCGCTTCGAAACCAGCCGCACCAAGTTCCAGATGGCACGTCTCGACGGCGATCTCGATCTCGACGGCGGCTCCGACCTGAGTGCAAGCGAGATACTCGGCCCCGTGACACTGAGCACGCGCAACCGCAACATCACGCTCGACCGCGTCGACGGCCGCATCACGGTAAAGAACCGCAATGGCTCCGTGAACGTCACCAACACCACCCCGATCGCGGGCATCGAGATCACCAACGAAAAAGGCTCAATCGATATCGGCGTTCCGCAGCACGCGAGCTTCAACCTCAAGGCCTCAACACGCCGCGGCGACATCGAAAACGACTTTGGCCTGGCGAACTCCGGCCCAGATAGCCAGCCCACGCTGAGCGGCACGGTCGCTGGCGGCGGAGGCCTCATCTCCGTCTCCACCACGGACGGCGACATCACACTTCGCAAAGCGACGGTCGCCCCTTTGCCGCCTGCTCCGCCCGCAGCCCCAAAACTAACGACTGAACCCATTGCGCCTGTTCAGCCCGCTCTTCCGGGAAAGCCCAAAGCCCCGAAGGCCCCGACTCTGCATAAGCCACCGACAGCTCCCATACCAGCACAACCGTAA
- a CDS encoding MarC family protein has translation MIFDPITPRHALSHLESSALVRFSLLALSSIFFLVDPFAALPTFLAVTAGQTDEKRKRTARKASLTAFVVLTSFALAGTYIFKMFGITIPAFEISGGIILLLIGLDMLEAKRSPTQESPDETAAASVKDDAGIVPMGVPMLAGPGAITSVMVLVGQVQSKLQLLAILASIAVTAAICWAVLHAADRVARVLGETGIRILVRIMGMLLVALAVQYFVNGFVDLGVLSRPSM, from the coding sequence ATGATTTTCGACCCCATTACGCCCAGACACGCGCTCAGTCATCTTGAGAGCTCGGCGCTCGTGCGCTTTTCGCTGCTGGCGCTGTCGTCCATCTTCTTTCTGGTGGACCCGTTTGCTGCGCTGCCGACGTTTCTGGCCGTAACCGCTGGCCAGACCGACGAAAAGCGTAAGCGTACGGCGCGTAAGGCGTCACTGACGGCGTTTGTGGTGCTGACGAGCTTTGCGCTGGCAGGCACATACATATTCAAGATGTTTGGGATTACGATCCCAGCGTTTGAAATCTCGGGAGGCATCATCCTTCTGTTGATTGGCCTGGATATGCTCGAGGCCAAACGCTCCCCAACACAGGAGTCTCCGGACGAGACCGCCGCTGCCAGTGTGAAGGATGATGCCGGCATCGTTCCGATGGGCGTTCCAATGCTCGCCGGGCCGGGAGCGATTACGTCCGTGATGGTTCTGGTGGGGCAGGTGCAGTCGAAGTTGCAGCTTCTCGCGATCCTGGCGTCGATTGCTGTGACCGCCGCTATCTGCTGGGCGGTTCTCCATGCCGCAGACCGTGTGGCCCGGGTACTGGGGGAGACGGGAATTCGTATCCTCGTGCGCATTATGGGAATGCTGCTGGTGGCGCTCGCTGTTCAGTACTTCGTGAATGGTTTTGTAGATTTGGGTGTTTTGTCTCGGCCTTCCATGTAA
- a CDS encoding branched-chain amino acid transaminase has protein sequence MPLETTANIWHNGQLIPWEKAQIHVMSHVIHYGSSVFEGIRTYTQPNGAGIFRLREHMQRLIHSAKIYRMPLAYNVDQLCDAVIEVVEANGVAPCYIRPIAFRGYGEIGVNPLKSPVEVYIANFPWGKYVPGNDGADVCISSWNRLAPNTMPSLAKAGANYMNSQLIRMEADINGYVEGIALDTNGYLSEGSGENLFVIRGGTIYTSPLANSVLNGITRDSILVLARQMGIPVVEQALPREMLYICDEAFFTGTAAEVTHLRSVDRILIGEDGKIGPITEALHKAFFDIVNGNAPDRYNWLTPVKVKA, from the coding sequence ATGCCGCTCGAAACGACCGCCAATATCTGGCATAACGGCCAGCTGATTCCCTGGGAAAAAGCGCAGATCCATGTGATGAGCCACGTCATCCACTACGGCTCATCCGTGTTTGAAGGTATCCGGACATACACCCAGCCCAACGGCGCTGGCATATTCCGTCTGCGTGAGCACATGCAGCGCCTCATTCACTCGGCCAAGATCTACCGGATGCCGCTTGCCTACAACGTCGACCAGCTTTGTGATGCGGTCATCGAAGTCGTTGAAGCCAACGGCGTCGCTCCCTGCTACATTCGCCCCATCGCGTTCCGCGGCTACGGTGAAATCGGCGTCAACCCGCTGAAGTCGCCGGTTGAGGTCTACATCGCGAACTTCCCCTGGGGCAAGTACGTTCCGGGTAACGATGGCGCGGACGTCTGCATCTCCAGCTGGAACCGGCTTGCACCAAACACCATGCCGTCGCTCGCCAAGGCTGGCGCGAACTACATGAACTCGCAGCTCATCCGCATGGAAGCCGATATCAACGGCTACGTAGAAGGCATCGCGCTAGACACCAACGGCTACCTCAGCGAAGGCTCTGGCGAGAACCTCTTCGTTATCCGTGGCGGCACGATCTATACCTCGCCGCTGGCAAACTCCGTGCTGAACGGCATCACGCGTGACTCGATCCTCGTGCTCGCCCGCCAGATGGGTATCCCCGTCGTCGAGCAGGCCCTGCCCCGCGAAATGCTCTACATCTGCGACGAGGCCTTCTTCACCGGCACCGCGGCAGAGGTCACGCACCTTCGCTCGGTCGACCGCATCCTCATCGGAGAAGATGGCAAAATCGGCCCGATCACCGAAGCGCTGCACAAGGCGTTCTTCGACATTGTCAACGGCAACGCGCCTGACCGTTACAACTGGCTCACGCCGGTCAAGGTTAAGGCCTAA
- a CDS encoding outer membrane beta-barrel protein: protein MKLRHLFPALALAVASLFASSTAQAQVGIYLNPVVTHVGISTPDTGTYAFLGDNTTSRWFGGVDIGGYYDFFHAEKFDAGIDIRDTIQHANNASLNQFTIAARVAAKPVRYGFRPYGQLAVGSGSTKAPHSNIKATRLAWAITGGADYPIAKHVDFRVIELSYGTVTTISSETERINANISAAKLVTLSSGLVFRFGK, encoded by the coding sequence ATGAAACTGCGGCACCTCTTTCCAGCCCTGGCGCTGGCCGTTGCAAGCCTCTTCGCTTCTTCCACTGCGCAGGCGCAGGTTGGGATTTACCTGAACCCTGTGGTCACGCACGTCGGAATTTCGACGCCAGATACAGGTACCTACGCGTTTCTCGGTGACAACACCACCTCGCGCTGGTTCGGTGGCGTCGACATCGGCGGCTACTACGACTTCTTCCATGCAGAAAAGTTTGACGCGGGCATCGACATCCGCGACACGATTCAACATGCGAACAATGCCTCGCTGAACCAGTTCACTATCGCTGCCCGCGTGGCGGCAAAGCCTGTGCGCTACGGCTTCCGCCCCTACGGTCAGCTCGCCGTCGGCTCCGGCAGCACCAAAGCCCCGCACAGCAACATCAAGGCAACACGCCTGGCCTGGGCCATCACCGGCGGCGCTGACTACCCGATCGCCAAGCACGTCGACTTCCGCGTCATCGAACTCAGCTACGGCACCGTAACGACCATCTCCAGCGAGACAGAGCGCATCAACGCAAACATATCAGCGGCGAAGCTCGTCACCCTGTCCAGTGGCCTGGTCTTCCGCTTCGGCAAATAG